Proteins from a single region of Haloarcula laminariae:
- a CDS encoding thiolase domain-containing protein: protein MTDPRIAGAGVTKFGKHPERTGRDLFAEAGLEALDQSGVDPDDVDALYYGNFMGELAEHQGHQGPLMAEAIGVDAPATRLEAACASAGAAVREAVKTLRNGEAEVVVVGGAERMTNIGTAAATDALAIAADDLYEIRAGMTFPGAYALMARVYFEEFGGSHEDLAHVAVKNHEHAVVNDHAQIQKEITLEDALEAPTIASPLGLYDSCPITDGAAAAVLTTEEYADEHDLDAPVAISGTGQGSDNLALQDRPHLARTPAADKATDEAYSDAGIGPDDVDVAEVHDCFTIAEVLAIESLGLYEPGEGIHAAADGETTRHGEMPVNLSGGLKAKGHPVGATGVAQLATIAWVLDGTHPRADAVPDGTVGVAHNAGGTVASTTVHVLEVQE from the coding sequence ATGACAGACCCACGCATCGCGGGGGCCGGTGTCACGAAGTTCGGGAAACATCCCGAGCGTACCGGTCGTGACCTGTTCGCCGAGGCCGGACTCGAAGCGCTCGACCAGTCGGGCGTCGACCCCGACGACGTCGACGCGCTGTACTACGGGAACTTCATGGGCGAACTCGCCGAACATCAGGGCCACCAGGGGCCGCTGATGGCCGAGGCCATCGGGGTCGACGCGCCCGCCACCCGGCTGGAGGCCGCCTGTGCCTCCGCTGGGGCCGCAGTGCGTGAAGCGGTCAAGACGCTGCGGAACGGCGAAGCGGAGGTCGTCGTCGTCGGCGGCGCCGAACGGATGACCAACATCGGTACCGCCGCGGCGACCGACGCCCTGGCCATCGCCGCCGACGACCTCTACGAGATACGCGCCGGGATGACCTTCCCCGGGGCGTACGCGTTGATGGCGCGGGTCTACTTCGAGGAGTTCGGCGGCTCCCACGAGGACCTGGCCCACGTCGCGGTGAAGAACCACGAGCACGCCGTGGTCAACGACCACGCCCAGATTCAAAAGGAGATAACCCTCGAAGACGCCCTGGAGGCCCCGACTATCGCCTCGCCGCTCGGGCTGTACGACTCCTGTCCCATCACCGACGGCGCCGCGGCGGCGGTGTTGACGACCGAGGAGTACGCCGACGAACACGACCTCGACGCCCCGGTCGCGATTTCGGGAACCGGCCAGGGCAGCGACAACCTCGCCCTGCAGGACCGGCCCCACCTCGCGCGGACCCCGGCGGCGGACAAGGCCACCGACGAGGCCTACAGCGACGCCGGCATCGGGCCCGACGACGTGGACGTCGCGGAGGTCCACGACTGCTTTACCATCGCGGAAGTGCTCGCCATCGAGTCGCTCGGGCTGTACGAGCCCGGCGAAGGCATCCACGCGGCGGCAGACGGCGAGACGACGCGCCACGGCGAGATGCCGGTCAACCTCTCGGGCGGCCTCAAGGCGAAGGGCCACCCCGTCGGCGCGACCGGCGTCGCCCAGCTCGCCACTATCGCGTGGGTGCTCGACGGAACCCACCCGCGGGCCGACGCCGTCCCCGACGGCACCGTGGGCGTGGCCCACAACGCCGGCGGCACGGTGGCCTCTACGACGGTCCACGTCCTGGAGGTGCAGGAATGA
- a CDS encoding Zn-ribbon domain-containing OB-fold protein, which produces MTDPTRNGEFDDWLDSLSDGDGYYVECDEGHGWLPPRRVCPDCGSRELADVSLPDTGEIATHTTITVPTPQFENDAPYVTAIADFGPVSITGLVRGADPEDVAIGDVVGIGVGERETTGERAVVFRPR; this is translated from the coding sequence ATGACCGACCCAACGCGAAACGGCGAGTTCGACGACTGGCTCGACAGCCTGTCCGACGGCGACGGGTACTACGTCGAGTGCGACGAGGGCCACGGCTGGCTCCCGCCTCGCCGGGTCTGTCCCGACTGTGGCTCCCGCGAGCTCGCCGACGTGTCGCTGCCCGACACCGGCGAAATCGCGACCCACACCACCATCACCGTCCCGACGCCGCAGTTCGAGAACGACGCGCCCTACGTCACCGCCATCGCTGACTTCGGGCCCGTCTCGATAACCGGGCTGGTCCGCGGCGCCGACCCGGAGGACGTGGCAATCGGCGACGTGGTCGGCATCGGTGTCGGCGAGCGCGAGACGACCGGCGAGCGCGCCGTCGTCTTCCGACCGCGCTAG
- a CDS encoding alpha/beta fold hydrolase, producing MRLRKALGIAVGAAGATALTNRLLQSRADDFAPFLRGDQRTYRWRGFDVAYTEAGDPDDPDLVLLHGINAAASSHEFHTVFETLAEEYHVIAPDLPGFGHSDRPPLLYSASLMTTFVRDFLDDESENATVVASSLTGSYAAMAAREVDVEELVLVCPTDSSMGDRSVQRRSLVRAPVVGQAIYNLIGSKASIRHFHADHGYYDMDNLTDEVVDYEWQSAHQSGARFAPASFISGFLDPDEDLGDVLAGLDVPITLVWGEDADITPLADGRVLADEADATLVVFGDSLLLPHVEHPEEFVEVVRGEAATVDVTD from the coding sequence ATGAGACTGCGTAAGGCCCTCGGTATCGCCGTCGGCGCGGCCGGTGCGACGGCGCTGACGAACCGCCTCCTCCAGTCGCGCGCCGATGACTTCGCCCCGTTCCTCCGCGGCGACCAGCGGACCTACCGCTGGCGCGGGTTCGACGTGGCCTACACCGAGGCCGGCGACCCCGACGACCCGGACCTCGTGTTGCTCCACGGCATCAACGCCGCCGCCTCCAGCCACGAGTTCCACACCGTCTTCGAGACGCTGGCCGAGGAGTACCACGTCATCGCGCCGGACCTCCCCGGCTTCGGCCACAGCGACCGGCCGCCGCTGCTGTACTCGGCGTCGCTCATGACGACGTTCGTCCGCGACTTCCTCGACGACGAGAGCGAGAACGCGACGGTCGTCGCGTCGTCGCTGACCGGCTCCTACGCGGCGATGGCGGCCCGCGAGGTCGACGTCGAGGAACTGGTTCTCGTCTGTCCGACGGACTCCTCGATGGGCGACCGGTCGGTCCAGCGGCGGTCGCTCGTCCGGGCGCCCGTCGTCGGGCAGGCCATCTACAACCTCATCGGTTCGAAGGCCTCGATTCGGCACTTCCACGCCGACCACGGCTACTACGACATGGACAACCTCACCGACGAGGTCGTCGACTACGAGTGGCAGAGCGCCCACCAGTCCGGCGCCCGGTTCGCGCCGGCGTCGTTCATCTCGGGCTTTCTCGACCCCGATGAGGACCTGGGGGACGTGCTGGCCGGGCTCGACGTACCGATTACGCTGGTCTGGGGCGAGGACGCCGACATCACGCCGCTCGCCGACGGCCGCGTGCTGGCCGACGAGGCCGACGCGACGCTCGTGGTCTTCGGCGACTCCCTGCTGTTGCCCCACGTCGAACACCCAGAGGAGTTCGTCGAAGTTGTCAGAGGGGAAGCGGCCACGGTCGACGTCACGGACTGA
- the meaB gene encoding methylmalonyl Co-A mutase-associated GTPase MeaB, translated as MSDLVEDLLAGRHSALARVITKIENRAPGYREVVSRLHDHTGDAEVIGVTGSPGAGKSTLVDKVAARLREQGHTVGVIAIDPSSPYSGGAVLGDRIRMASNAGDMDVFFRSMSARGSLGGLSTATTDAVTALDAFGKDYVIVETVGAGQNEVDIVRTADTVAVLVPPGSGDDVQMLKAGILEIGDVFVVNKADLDGADRTVQQLREMLQGRSSAGHHGASGTEMVEAAGTGDGGETADDWEPPIVETVANRSEGVDEFLAVLDDHGDYLDRTGGRERQARDRFAAEIRTLLREDANGLIADELDRRGGLDAHVDAVMARETDPYTVVDEVLEPLRECLDR; from the coding sequence ATGAGCGACCTGGTCGAGGACCTGCTCGCCGGCAGGCACAGTGCGCTGGCCCGCGTCATCACGAAGATAGAGAACCGCGCGCCGGGCTACCGCGAGGTCGTCTCCCGCCTCCACGACCACACCGGTGACGCCGAGGTCATCGGCGTCACCGGCAGCCCCGGCGCGGGGAAATCGACGCTCGTGGACAAGGTGGCCGCCCGCCTGCGCGAGCAGGGCCACACCGTCGGCGTCATCGCAATCGACCCCTCCTCGCCGTATTCCGGCGGCGCGGTGCTCGGTGACCGCATCCGGATGGCCTCGAACGCGGGCGACATGGACGTGTTCTTCCGCTCGATGTCCGCGCGGGGCTCGCTGGGCGGGCTGTCGACGGCCACCACGGACGCCGTCACCGCGCTCGACGCGTTCGGCAAGGACTACGTCATCGTCGAGACGGTCGGGGCGGGACAGAACGAGGTCGACATCGTCCGAACCGCGGACACGGTCGCCGTCCTGGTCCCGCCGGGCAGCGGCGACGACGTGCAGATGCTGAAAGCGGGCATCCTCGAAATCGGCGACGTGTTCGTCGTCAACAAGGCCGACCTGGACGGGGCCGACCGCACCGTCCAGCAGCTCCGCGAGATGCTACAGGGCCGGTCCAGCGCGGGCCACCACGGGGCCTCGGGTACCGAGATGGTCGAAGCCGCCGGGACCGGGGACGGCGGGGAGACGGCGGACGACTGGGAGCCGCCCATCGTCGAGACGGTCGCGAACAGGAGCGAGGGCGTCGACGAGTTCCTCGCGGTGCTCGACGACCACGGCGACTACCTGGACCGGACCGGCGGGCGCGAGCGGCAGGCCCGGGACCGCTTTGCGGCCGAGATACGGACGCTGCTTCGCGAGGACGCCAACGGCCTGATAGCCGACGAACTCGACCGGCGAGGCGGTCTCGACGCGCACGTCGACGCCGTCATGGCCCGCGAGACGGACCCCTACACCGTCGTCGACGAGGTGCTGGAGCCGTTGCGGGAGTGTCTCGACCGCTAA